A window from Neodiprion fabricii isolate iyNeoFabr1 chromosome 2, iyNeoFabr1.1, whole genome shotgun sequence encodes these proteins:
- the LOC124175768 gene encoding uncharacterized protein LOC124175768: protein MSVIIRLQNLAWSANALDIRQFFRGLSIPEGGVHIVGGELGDAFIAFSTDEDARQAMMSDGGKIKEMKIKLLLSSRTEMQKVIEAARQQTISLQTFMQSTPIAVVPAVPAKPENPPIEKKEKDKDHKDKERDLDPESTKDRSKEKRDRSRSRDRSRSRDRDRDRDRRDRDRGRDRRRRDRSRSRDRDRDRRDRRRRRDRSRSRDRTRSRDRDGKRSSGVDRRNKDSNDEDQANDVVCVGQFPNKDNSKTGALSGPAAISATVGGKKPSIAENGIWEVPPQAHIQAPILAPGILGAGVAALPNDPSADQRSLSFAAAPILASQQQIIQPNQFGINGLNGVGNMIQPHPQGMGHSMGMAGMGQGISPGPMPSLSPAAVGVIGVTPRGGRDMWSQNEAVHGRMDQGRYPPRGSGGNGGSYGPQESRMYSGNGGGSPNSMQYQPGMRQPNMQGGGAGNPFLSKMQELDSRRNPNAFQTNSYGGYDNGQQHDRQPQQMSGRNNRGYHGSAENVVKPAITGNCVEIRNMPLTAGYGDVRHAFPGIYIRKDGLKLINDNHGNRVGIAYVKFGKGEGKDLALSVPRYVRGSEVEVLPLDEVIFDKAVDSYVPELKEKSRDHGLEQIGGTKENDPRSSTCVVVSDLPAFAKEIDIAKLFHDSKINNLFMMMAKETSTPQLVAYVQFSRVEEAKAAISQPLKIGMKPVTVATVTEEKFVQMKREAEMNATVAQNTEAVTMSDCVIMRGLPFQTIDRDVLDFFSDIGIVPHRIHMMLNQNGKPAGECFCEFDTTQEAIRATAKNGLPLGKNTPTVELVSRTTMMETLGIADSQYLQDNQHYGNAAMQQDQRGRYPASMPPHMGRYGNAGYPPRGPLGMMGGMGGMPRHMGYGGRHPPLEYVEGFGKPGCVLSLENVPFKADIDEIIDFFGDFDVKRENVIRRYNDKGMPTGDARVAFCSPGEAQRALRELRHCKMRDRTIFMKIA, encoded by the exons ATGAGTGTAATAATCAGACTACAAAATCTTGCGTGGTCCGCAAACGCGCTGGATATACGCCAGTTTTTCCGAGGCTTAAGCATTCCCGAAGGTGGGGTCCACATCGTCGGCGGTGAATTAGGAGATGCTTTCATAGCTTTCAG TACCGATGAAGATGCGCGTCAGGCGATGATGAGCGACGGTGGTAAGATAAAAGAGATGAAGATAAAGCTGCTGCTGAGCTCCCGCACCGAGATGCAAAAAGTGATCGAGGCCGCTCGCCAGCAGACGATATCATTGCAGACCTTCATGCAGAGCACGCCGATCGCCGTGGTCCCTGCAGTACCGGCCAAGCCCGAAAACCCGCCGAtcgagaagaaggaaaaagacaAGGATCACAAGGACAAGGAGCGAGACCTCGATCCCGAGTCGACGAAGGACCGGAGCAAAGAGAAGCGGGACAGATCCCGATCCCGGGATAGATCGCGGTCGCGTGACAGGGACCGGGACCGGGACAGGCGCGACAGGGACCGAGGCAGGGATCGCCGGCGCAGGGACAGGAGCAGGTCGCGGGATAGAGATCGAGACCGTAGAGACCGGAGAAGGAGGAGGGACAGATCACGATCGCGGGATCGAACGAGGTCACGTGATCGGGACGGGAAACGATCCTCGGGTGTGGACCGGCGCAACAAGGATTCGAACGACGAGGATCAGGCGAACGACGTCGTATGCGTTGGCCAGTTTCCGAACAAGGATAACAGCAAGACCGGCGCGCTTTCCGGACCCGCAGCGATCTCCGCTACCGTTGGCGGTAAAAAGCCGTCGATAGCCGAAAACGGGATCTGGGAGGTGCCTCCTCAGGCCCACATTCAGGCCCCCATACTGGCCCCCGGTATCCTTGGCGCCGGGGTCGCCGCTTTGCCCAATGATCCCTCTGCCGATCAGCGGTCCTTATCCTTTGCCGCGGCACCGATTCTCGCCTCCCAGCAGCAGATCATCCAGCCGAATCAGTTCGGTATTAACGGGCTGAACGGCGTCGGTAACATGATACAGCCACATCCCCAGGGTATGGGTCACTCCATGGGCATGGCTGGCATGGGCCAAGGAATCTCCCCCGGCCCCATGCCCAGTTTGAGCCCTGCGGCGGTCGGGGTGATCGGAGTTACCCCGAGAGGTGGCAGGGACATGTGGTCCCAGAACGAGGCCGTTCACGGCCGGATGGATCAGGGCAGGTATCCGCCTCGGGGATCGGGCGGTAATGGCGGGTCCTACGGGCCCCAAGAGTCGAGAATGTACAGCGGGAACGGCGGGGGGAGCCCGAATTCGATGCAGTATCAACCGGGTATGAGGCAGCCGAATATGCAGGGTGGCGGTGCAGGTAATCCATTTTTGAGCAAGATGCAGGAACTGGATAGCAGGCGAAACCCGAACGCGTTTCAAACGAACTCTTACGGCGGTTATGATAACGGCCAACAGCACGATAGGCAGCCGCAGCAAATGAGTGGAAGGAACAATCGCGGGTATCACGGATCGGCGGAAAACGTCGTGAAACCAGCGATAACCGGCAACTGTGTTGAGATTCGCAATATGCCTTTGACAGCCGGTTACGGTGACGTCAGGCATGCCTTTCCCGGGATCTATATTAGAAAGGACGGATTGAAGCTGATCAACGACAATCACGGGAATCGCGTCGGCATTGCTTACGTCAAGTTCGGCAAGGGGGAGGGTAAGGATTTGGCTCTCAGCGTTCCGCGGTACGTTAGAGGATCGGAAGTGGAGGTGCTTCCTCTGGACGAGGTGATATTCGACAAGGCCGTTGACTCCTACGTACCCGAGCTCAAGGAGAAGAGCAGGGATCACGGTTTGGAGCAGATTGGTGGTACCAAGGAAAATGACCCCAGGTCGTCGACCTGCGTTGTCGTCTCCGACCTGCCGGcatttgcgaaagaaatcgacaTAGCGAAACTGTTCCACGACTCGAAGATAAACAATTTGTTCATGATGATGGCCAAGGAGACTTCGACCCCACAGCTCGTCGCTTACGTCCAATTTTCACGGGTCGAAGAGGCGAAGGCCGCGATATCGCAACCGTTGAAAATCGGCATGAAACCCGTGACTGTGGCAACCGTTACGGAGGAGAAATTCGTCCAGATGAAACGCGAGGCGGAAATGAACGCGACCGTTGCCCAGAACACCGAGGCCGTCACCATGTCGGATTGCGTAATAATGCGAGGATTGCCATTCCAGACGATAGATCGGGACGTGCTCGATTTCTTCTCGGACATCGGTATCGTGCCGCACAGAATTCACATGATGCTTAATCAGAACGGAAAACCAGCCGGCGAGTGTTTCTGCGAGTTCGACACTACCCAGGAGGCGATCCGAGCGACAGCTAAGAACGGTCTTCCCCTCGGCAAAAATACACCGACCGTGGAACTCGTATCGAGGACGACGATGATGGAGACCCTGGGTATCGCCGATTCTCAGTACCTCCAGGATAACCAGCATTACGGGAACGCTGCCATGCAACAGGACCAGCGAGGCAGATACCCAGCGTCCATGCCGCCCCACATGGGCAGGTACGGAAATGCCGGTTACCCGCCTCGTGGTCCCCTGGGCATGATGGGGGGCATGGGGGGAATGCCTCGTCACATGGGGTACGGTGGCAGGCATCCGCCACTCGAGTACGTCGAAGGCTTCGGTAAACCCGGGTGCGTATTGTCCCTCGAGAACGTACCCTTTAAGGCCGACATCGACGAGATCATCGACTTCTTTGGTGACTTTGACGTCAAGCGTGAAAACGTCATACGACGATATAACGACAAGGGGATGCCGACCGGCGACGCTCGCGTCGCTTTTTGTTCACCGGGCGAGGCTCAACGGGCTCTCCGCGAATTGAGGCATTGCAAAATGCGCGATCGTacgatatttatgaaaattgcaTGA